In Saccharicrinis fermentans DSM 9555 = JCM 21142, a genomic segment contains:
- a CDS encoding acyltransferase → MHTTQNTQWLNNLRVFATIAVITLHTCDSVYLFNIYNLNKWWVANIIDSSVRSCVPLFFMLSGALLLNKNETLHIFLKKRFIRIILPFVFWSLIYIAYWQILKIINGEEFALKTFVLFAINKLKTGAAVHLWYIYTILGLYFTFPILSKWIKNCKEIEIRYFLIIWAIIIISNLPLISLIKPNINMMFFTGYIGFPVLGYYLDQHISLSQKHYPLLMYIIGTVITIVGTYIISKTHNSFQHAFYDYITPNVILSSIGIFLFAKYLKIDNLIVLKIINTISKNSYGMYLVHILILLLMSKIGINNSFTHPAVGIPLTTIICIITSYSAISFLKRIPWGKYISG, encoded by the coding sequence ATGCATACTACACAAAACACCCAATGGCTAAATAACCTAAGAGTTTTTGCAACTATAGCTGTTATTACATTGCATACATGTGATAGTGTCTATCTGTTTAACATTTATAATCTAAATAAATGGTGGGTCGCAAATATTATCGACAGTAGTGTCAGATCTTGTGTTCCGCTATTTTTTATGCTATCAGGTGCACTTCTACTTAACAAGAATGAAACCTTGCACATATTTTTAAAAAAGAGATTTATACGAATCATATTGCCTTTCGTTTTTTGGTCATTAATATATATAGCCTACTGGCAAATACTCAAAATTATAAACGGAGAAGAATTTGCCCTAAAAACATTTGTGCTATTTGCAATAAATAAACTAAAAACGGGTGCGGCGGTTCACCTTTGGTATATTTATACAATATTAGGTCTATACTTTACATTTCCAATTCTATCTAAGTGGATTAAAAATTGCAAAGAGATAGAAATTAGGTATTTTTTGATCATATGGGCAATAATTATCATTTCGAACCTACCCTTAATTTCCTTAATAAAGCCTAACATCAATATGATGTTCTTTACAGGTTATATAGGATTTCCTGTGCTAGGATACTATTTAGACCAACATATCTCATTATCCCAAAAACATTATCCATTGTTAATGTATATTATAGGAACCGTAATAACAATTGTGGGCACCTACATAATTTCAAAGACACATAACTCATTTCAACATGCGTTTTACGACTACATAACTCCAAACGTTATACTATCATCAATCGGTATATTTTTATTTGCTAAATACCTTAAAATAGATAATTTAATTGTTTTAAAAATTATTAACACTATAAGTAAAAACAGTTATGGAATGTATTTAGTTCATATATTAATACTTCTACTAATGTCTAAAATAGGAATAAATAATTCATTTACACACCCTGCTGTTGGAATACCTCTTACAACAATAATTTGTATCATTACCTCATATAGTGCAATTTCATTTTTAAAGAGGATTCCTTGGGGTAAATATATATCAGGTTAA
- a CDS encoding glycosyltransferase family A protein yields MKKKLAPIVLFVYNRPIHTLKTLEALTNNTLANESTLYIIADGPMQNASDENILAIKKTREIIRKEKWCKEVIIEEKESNKGLAPSVIEGVTNIVNKHEKIIVLEDDLITSIHFLEFMNEGLYKYEKKANIYSINSHMFPIEAKESKSVLLPMTTTWGWATWKEKWKCFEVNTDINTPIFTNPHLQNRFNLPSYDYTQMLLKAKHSWGIHWYYSVFKRNGLGVFPTQSLVSNIGFDGSGVNCGTELTSSFIHQGKIKVLIEDTIDIYFYSLYLNYFDKKSKSKALSTRIIRRILNKLK; encoded by the coding sequence ATGAAAAAAAAACTTGCTCCAATAGTACTTTTTGTGTATAACAGGCCTATACACACGTTAAAAACACTGGAAGCATTAACAAACAACACCTTGGCTAATGAGTCAACGCTATATATCATCGCTGATGGGCCAATGCAAAATGCAAGTGACGAAAACATACTTGCAATAAAAAAAACAAGAGAAATAATAAGAAAAGAAAAGTGGTGTAAAGAAGTTATTATTGAAGAAAAAGAGAGCAATAAAGGTCTAGCTCCTTCTGTGATTGAAGGAGTAACAAATATTGTTAACAAACATGAAAAAATAATTGTACTTGAAGATGATTTAATAACGTCAATCCATTTTCTTGAGTTTATGAACGAAGGCCTTTATAAATATGAAAAAAAAGCAAATATATATTCTATAAATAGCCATATGTTTCCGATTGAAGCAAAGGAATCAAAATCAGTATTATTACCAATGACTACAACATGGGGATGGGCAACTTGGAAGGAGAAGTGGAAATGTTTTGAAGTTAATACAGATATAAATACACCAATTTTCACTAATCCTCACCTACAAAATAGATTTAATCTACCTAGCTACGATTATACCCAAATGTTGCTAAAAGCAAAACATTCGTGGGGAATCCATTGGTATTATTCGGTATTTAAACGAAATGGCCTCGGTGTTTTTCCTACACAGTCTCTTGTTTCGAACATCGGTTTTGATGGAAGTGGAGTAAATTGCGGAACGGAGTTGACTAGTAGCTTTATACACCAAGGAAAAATTAAAGTATTAATTGAAGATACTATTGATATTTATTTTTACAGTCTTTATCTTAACTATTTCGACAAAAAAAGCAAGTCCAAAGCACTTTCTACAAGGATCATTCGCAGGATATTAAACAAACTAAAATGA
- a CDS encoding acyltransferase, with protein MIKRIVLYLIKKLFQVEGVASAIQRQLDLNKTNNNNNACLIYGKETVLHSDAIILNGTNKKENISLGDNCLCRGTLLTFNYGGIISIGNHCYIGDLVRIWSAEKISIGNDVLISHNVNIIDTDSHELNSIERKENGRKILKDGLILPKGNVKSAPIIIEDNVWLSFNVSVLKGVTIGKGAVVAAGSVVTKNVASYTLVGGTPAKFIKKLC; from the coding sequence ATGATTAAACGAATTGTTTTATACCTTATTAAAAAGTTATTTCAGGTTGAAGGTGTAGCATCTGCCATACAGCGTCAACTTGATCTCAACAAAACAAACAACAACAACAATGCATGTTTGATTTACGGTAAAGAAACTGTGCTTCATTCAGATGCAATAATATTAAATGGAACAAACAAAAAGGAAAACATTTCGCTTGGAGACAATTGTTTATGTAGAGGTACTCTTCTAACTTTCAACTATGGCGGAATAATAAGCATTGGTAACCATTGTTATATAGGTGATTTAGTTCGAATCTGGTCGGCAGAAAAAATTAGTATAGGTAATGATGTACTGATATCACATAATGTAAACATAATAGATACAGATTCACATGAATTAAACAGCATAGAACGAAAAGAAAATGGCCGAAAAATTCTAAAGGATGGGCTAATTCTTCCTAAAGGAAACGTAAAATCAGCCCCCATCATTATTGAAGACAATGTGTGGCTTAGTTTTAATGTAAGTGTTTTGAAAGGGGTAACAATTGGCAAAGGGGCAGTAGTGGCAGCAGGGTCCGTTGTAACTAAGAATGTAGCCTCTTATACATTAGTTGGAGGCACCCCCGCTAAATTCATAAAGAAACTATGTTAA
- a CDS encoding acyltransferase, translated as MLRKYWTKILKKNVAQDHSSYTNIHKTSIFPKKLKLRFDVIKENRIYVTIGEKCIIVANFIFESAKGEISIGNNVHIGGANLILRSKITIGNNVTMAWDITIYDHDSHSIYWNYRRKDNEQCYKDYLAYEGNNVINKDWEHVNSQPIIISDKVWIGFGVTILKGVTIGEGAIVGAKSVVTKNVPAWCIVAGNPARIVKRLEEPK; from the coding sequence ATGTTAAGAAAATATTGGACAAAGATTTTAAAAAAAAATGTAGCACAAGATCATTCATCTTACACAAATATTCACAAAACGTCAATTTTTCCAAAAAAACTTAAGCTTAGGTTCGACGTAATAAAAGAAAATAGAATATATGTTACTATTGGTGAAAAATGTATTATTGTAGCAAATTTCATATTTGAATCTGCAAAAGGAGAAATTAGTATTGGTAACAATGTACATATTGGCGGTGCCAACCTTATTTTGAGAAGCAAGATTACAATAGGCAATAATGTAACCATGGCATGGGACATTACCATTTACGACCATGACTCTCACAGTATATATTGGAATTACCGAAGAAAAGATAACGAACAATGTTACAAAGATTATTTGGCCTACGAAGGAAATAATGTAATAAATAAGGATTGGGAACATGTTAACTCGCAACCAATAATAATCTCAGATAAGGTTTGGATAGGTTTTGGGGTCACAATATTAAAAGGCGTCACCATTGGAGAAGGTGCTATTGTCGGAGCCAAAAGCGTAGTAACCAAAAATGTGCCAGCATGGTGCATAGTTGCAGGAAATCCTGCACGCATAGTTAAACGATTAGAAGAACCTAAATAA
- a CDS encoding NAD-dependent epimerase/dehydratase family protein yields the protein MKILIVGSKGFIGSHALQYFRASGHIVYGCDVVVEYEDEHYFLVDATQPNFQEPFKAIKFDVCINCSGAASVPQSIQNPLRDFQLNTANVFLLLDSIRQHAPSCKFINMSSAAVYGNPMSLPINETHKTKPVSPYGEHKRMAEEVCQEFYTHFSIACCNLRIFSAYGEGLKKQLFWDLYKKSSDEHIKLFGTGEETRDFIFISDLLQAINLVMVNAQFKGEAINVANGNQLKIRDVAILFFKLLNYQGNISFLGNNRKGDPLNWEADITHLKTLGYKNKVSLEAGLTSYIKWIESK from the coding sequence ATGAAAATACTAATAGTTGGATCAAAAGGGTTTATTGGCTCACATGCCTTGCAATATTTTAGAGCGAGTGGACATATAGTGTATGGCTGCGATGTGGTAGTTGAGTATGAAGACGAGCACTATTTTTTAGTAGATGCCACCCAACCCAATTTTCAAGAACCGTTTAAGGCAATTAAGTTTGATGTGTGCATCAATTGCTCGGGAGCAGCCAGTGTGCCACAATCTATTCAAAATCCATTACGCGACTTTCAACTCAATACGGCCAATGTGTTTCTCTTATTAGATAGCATTAGGCAGCACGCTCCAAGTTGCAAATTTATAAATATGTCGAGTGCTGCAGTATATGGTAACCCTATGAGTCTACCTATTAACGAAACACACAAAACCAAGCCAGTATCACCCTATGGCGAGCACAAGCGCATGGCCGAAGAAGTATGTCAAGAGTTCTACACTCACTTCTCTATAGCATGTTGTAATTTGCGCATCTTTTCGGCTTATGGAGAGGGTTTAAAAAAGCAGTTGTTTTGGGATTTATACAAAAAGTCAAGTGATGAACACATCAAATTATTTGGAACTGGAGAAGAAACCCGAGATTTCATCTTTATATCAGACTTGCTTCAGGCTATCAATTTAGTCATGGTAAATGCACAATTTAAGGGCGAGGCCATTAACGTGGCCAATGGTAATCAATTAAAAATAAGAGATGTTGCAATACTGTTTTTCAAACTACTAAATTACCAAGGCAACATATCTTTTTTAGGCAATAATCGTAAAGGAGACCCATTAAACTGGGAGGCCGACATAACGCATTTAAAGACCTTGGGTTATAAAAATAAGGTTAGCCTTGAGGCTGGCTTAACATCATATATAAAATGGATAGAAAGCAAATAG
- a CDS encoding glycosyltransferase, protein MDRKQIGLIYAYNETWIGGTYYVENIIKALDALPDGEKPFLHIFTKDEDTYRQLQEKVNYPHCKYHSLTVTLGLFKRFINFVSVKTTGKNYIRGIKNEKEISFYYPNPNAFIFKDVSPKKLVYWIPDFQEIHLPHCFSEAELGNKALQRSHMALTAQNIVFSSSDALKDFQQLYPECQAKLNILRFTVHSQADTNISSDIWEAIKSKYQITDDYFLCPNQLWMHKNHITVLKALRELKNSTIKVLFSGKEEDYRNPNFPAELKTRVDEYDISNVASFIGFIPKSDLDILIQNATAIVQPSLFEGWNTGLEEAKLKNKFIIASNINVHQEQLNDYPNKVFFEKENDIQLAQILNTLIVQIQPYNYQEKTLAFARQFVNINI, encoded by the coding sequence ATGGATAGAAAGCAAATAGGCCTAATATATGCATACAATGAAACATGGATAGGTGGAACCTATTATGTTGAAAACATTATTAAAGCACTGGACGCTTTGCCTGATGGGGAAAAACCTTTTTTACACATTTTTACCAAAGATGAAGATACATACCGTCAACTTCAAGAAAAAGTAAACTACCCTCATTGCAAGTATCATTCATTAACTGTAACGCTTGGTTTATTCAAACGTTTTATAAATTTCGTTTCTGTAAAAACGACAGGTAAAAACTACATTAGAGGCATAAAAAACGAAAAGGAAATTAGTTTTTATTACCCCAATCCTAATGCATTTATTTTTAAAGATGTATCTCCAAAAAAATTAGTCTATTGGATTCCCGATTTTCAGGAAATTCATTTGCCTCATTGTTTTTCCGAAGCTGAATTAGGCAATAAAGCACTACAAAGATCACATATGGCTTTAACTGCGCAGAACATTGTTTTTAGCAGTTCCGACGCACTAAAGGATTTTCAGCAATTATATCCAGAATGTCAGGCAAAATTAAACATTCTTCGTTTCACCGTTCATTCACAAGCTGATACAAATATTTCATCCGATATATGGGAAGCCATAAAAAGCAAGTACCAAATTACTGACGACTATTTTTTATGCCCCAATCAATTGTGGATGCATAAAAATCACATAACGGTACTTAAAGCATTGCGCGAATTAAAAAACTCAACCATAAAAGTATTATTTTCGGGTAAAGAAGAAGATTACAGAAACCCAAATTTTCCGGCAGAACTAAAAACCCGAGTGGATGAATACGACATTAGTAATGTAGCCTCCTTCATTGGCTTTATACCTAAAAGTGATTTAGACATTCTTATTCAAAATGCTACAGCAATCGTACAACCTTCTTTATTCGAAGGTTGGAATACTGGTCTTGAGGAAGCCAAATTAAAAAACAAGTTCATCATTGCATCAAACATTAACGTCCATCAAGAACAGTTAAATGACTACCCCAACAAGGTGTTTTTTGAAAAAGAAAATGACATACAGCTTGCTCAAATACTAAACACCTTAATAGTACAAATACAACCCTATAATTACCAAGAAAAAACACTTGCTTTTGCACGGCAGTTTGTGAATATAAATATCTAA